The proteins below come from a single Gimesia alba genomic window:
- a CDS encoding PIG-L deacetylase family protein — protein MKLNFEQERLLAVVAHPDDAELLCAGTLARAHQEGAAVGICVLCQGDKGQPEPPIQNLAEVRQQEMHSAAKLLGADLFFGDNPDGALFDSLERRRQLTEIIRQFSPTLVLAHSQSDYHADHRASSVITEAATWFSASAGNQTQTPALKQPPVLWWMDTVNMTQFEPHFYIDVSEYVDTKLAMLDCHQSQLQRGKDTSFSPLRDLMLQQCSARGTQSGVSAAEAFQSHTAWKRCAAW, from the coding sequence ATGAAACTAAACTTCGAACAAGAACGTCTTCTGGCAGTCGTCGCTCATCCTGATGACGCAGAATTATTGTGCGCGGGGACTTTAGCACGGGCTCACCAGGAGGGAGCAGCTGTTGGAATTTGTGTGCTTTGCCAGGGAGATAAAGGGCAGCCGGAGCCTCCCATTCAAAATCTAGCTGAAGTCCGACAGCAGGAAATGCATTCGGCGGCAAAGTTATTGGGCGCAGATCTCTTTTTTGGTGATAATCCAGACGGCGCCCTGTTTGACAGTCTCGAACGGAGGCGGCAGTTGACGGAAATCATTCGACAATTTTCTCCAACTCTCGTACTAGCTCATTCACAATCAGACTATCACGCTGATCACCGTGCCTCCTCAGTCATCACAGAAGCAGCAACCTGGTTTAGTGCCTCTGCAGGTAACCAGACACAAACACCGGCATTGAAACAACCACCGGTGCTCTGGTGGATGGACACTGTCAACATGACACAATTTGAACCTCACTTCTACATTGATGTGAGCGAGTACGTCGACACGAAACTGGCGATGCTCGACTGCCATCAGAGCCAACTGCAACGTGGCAAAGACACCAGTTTTTCCCCTTTACGAGACTTGATGCTTCAACAGTGCTCTGCCCGGGGCACACAATCTGGTGTTTCCGCCGCTGAAGCCTTTCAAAGCCATACAGCCTGGAAACGATGTGCTGCCTGGTGA
- a CDS encoding isochorismatase family protein, whose product MNHPTPLLADYPEFIQPIEELRRYEAPILVDDVGADLSVRTWRYSYNARGIIELPNKIRADKTAVIMVHPWGIDDGQGWKTPEPAGAADFCTPEKNQLAGRHTREVIDPFLKRMRKNNSLVMYSLIGEVDPIRKRLYRTFDYNPSKAEREQARQSLTKQLKKLTYQGKPLPTQLSLSKEFPVIDYFKQFSGLSAGDHFNGTGFWNVPVPITNDITVQHNDVLIFDREGYEPLKRFLKKQGIRHILLTGYATDMCFCKTTAGYENLSRDFNVFLVGDATLATFPANSSPKYATNAHISFASLNHLITQVSWVKSLSDD is encoded by the coding sequence TTGAATCATCCAACCCCACTACTGGCTGATTATCCTGAATTTATTCAGCCCATCGAAGAACTTCGGCGTTATGAAGCCCCCATTCTGGTCGATGACGTTGGTGCAGACTTGAGTGTAAGGACCTGGCGATATTCTTATAACGCGCGGGGGATTATTGAATTACCCAACAAAATCCGTGCTGATAAGACAGCTGTGATCATGGTCCATCCCTGGGGTATTGATGATGGGCAAGGCTGGAAAACTCCAGAACCGGCAGGGGCCGCTGATTTTTGCACACCAGAAAAAAATCAGCTAGCAGGACGGCATACGCGTGAAGTAATTGATCCGTTTCTCAAACGAATGAGAAAAAACAACTCCCTCGTGATGTACAGTTTGATTGGTGAAGTTGACCCAATCAGAAAAAGATTATATCGAACCTTTGATTACAATCCTTCGAAAGCCGAACGTGAGCAGGCGCGTCAATCGCTCACTAAACAATTGAAAAAACTCACTTATCAAGGTAAGCCACTTCCAACCCAACTTTCTCTCTCCAAAGAATTTCCTGTCATTGACTATTTTAAACAATTCTCAGGACTCAGCGCGGGTGATCATTTTAATGGAACAGGATTCTGGAATGTGCCTGTTCCCATCACCAATGACATTACAGTTCAGCATAACGACGTACTGATCTTTGACCGGGAAGGATATGAACCTTTGAAGCGGTTCTTAAAAAAACAAGGCATCCGCCATATTTTGTTAACCGGCTATGCAACGGACATGTGTTTCTGCAAAACCACTGCCGGCTACGAAAATCTCTCTCGTGATTTCAATGTTTTTCTCGTAGGTGATGCCACATTAGCGACCTTTCCAGCTAATTCCTCACCAAAATATGCCACGAATGCCCATATTTCGTTTGCTTCTTTGAACCATTTGATCACACAGGTTTCCTGGGTTAAGTCGCTCAGCGATGACTGA
- a CDS encoding ATP-binding cassette domain-containing protein, which produces MSRVDLVKESRVIRSPRVIQLEGMFGLSAETKSRVEWAVELPLEQHDWNIGLIVGPSGCGKTTIARELFKNEFVDHFNWYQRKSIVDAFPKEMGIKEITALLSSVGFSSPPSWLRPYHVLSNGEQFRVTLARALAEQPELSVIDEFTSVVDRSVAKIGSCAVAKTIRKRQQRFVAVACHYDIIDWLDPDWIYQPASDEFQWRCERQRRPSISLEIINVHRSAWELFRKYHYLDSTIQQSANCFLALVEGQPAAFTAVIHFPHKTSPSFREHRTVCLPDFQGAGIGNALSEYVASLYCCKKAYTSITGHPAMIRHRAKSKLWKMIRAPSTVHRQVGFEQKRMRQISSSSGRVTASFFYVGPRRRNEARRFGLL; this is translated from the coding sequence ATGTCGCGCGTGGATCTCGTAAAAGAATCGCGAGTGATCCGCAGTCCACGGGTCATTCAGCTGGAAGGAATGTTCGGCCTTTCTGCTGAAACGAAAAGTCGAGTGGAGTGGGCGGTCGAGCTTCCTCTGGAACAGCATGACTGGAATATCGGATTGATTGTAGGCCCTTCCGGGTGTGGCAAGACGACCATTGCCAGAGAATTGTTTAAAAATGAATTTGTTGATCACTTCAACTGGTATCAAAGGAAAAGCATTGTCGACGCTTTTCCCAAAGAGATGGGAATCAAAGAGATCACCGCCCTGCTCTCTTCAGTTGGATTCTCCTCTCCACCAAGTTGGTTAAGACCCTATCATGTACTATCCAACGGCGAGCAGTTCAGGGTTACGCTTGCCAGGGCTTTGGCAGAACAGCCTGAATTATCCGTGATTGATGAATTTACGTCAGTAGTGGATCGGAGTGTGGCCAAAATTGGCAGCTGTGCTGTGGCAAAAACTATCCGCAAACGACAACAGAGATTTGTCGCAGTTGCCTGTCATTATGATATCATTGACTGGCTTGATCCCGACTGGATTTATCAGCCTGCGAGTGACGAATTTCAATGGAGGTGCGAAAGGCAACGGCGGCCCTCGATCTCACTTGAAATCATTAACGTGCATCGAAGTGCGTGGGAACTTTTCCGCAAATATCACTATTTAGATTCAACGATTCAACAGTCAGCGAACTGTTTTCTAGCGCTGGTTGAAGGACAGCCCGCTGCCTTCACGGCGGTCATTCATTTTCCGCATAAAACGTCCCCTTCGTTCAGAGAACATCGGACGGTCTGCCTTCCGGATTTTCAAGGAGCGGGGATCGGGAATGCGTTGAGTGAATATGTGGCTTCTCTCTATTGTTGCAAAAAAGCGTATACCAGTATCACGGGACATCCCGCAATGATTCGTCATCGGGCGAAATCAAAACTCTGGAAAATGATCCGTGCGCCATCAACAGTGCATCGACAAGTGGGTTTCGAACAAAAGCGCATGCGTCAAATATCATCCAGCTCCGGTCGAGTAACCGCCAGTTTTTTCTATGTTGGTCCAAGGCGAAGGAACGAGGCAAGACGCTTTGGCTTGCTCTAA
- a CDS encoding polysaccharide deacetylase family protein — MLETKTPLSRRSFMSLLAASTLGLQTKITRSEDTTTRPKAQIAITFDLEMSRQYPRREMLEWDYQKGNLNQATKDYSLKAAETAKASGGIIHFFCVGRVLEQKDAGWLKKISETGHPIGNHTYDHVNVWATEPQKTQFRFQRSPWLLGGKTAEQVIRQNIRLTTEAMQQRLEIAADGFRTPGGSNTALDQREDLQKMLLAEGFHWVSSKYPKHKTSPVGEKPGQEIYQSILKAQQAAQPYIYPTGLIEIPMSPISDVGAFRTSQWKLKYFLKSVELCIQQAIEQGGVFDFLCHPSIMYVEDPQFETVKLICNLVNQAGDRAEIVGLSDIAKRVSKKQR; from the coding sequence ATGCTAGAAACCAAGACTCCTCTTTCGCGTCGTTCATTCATGTCTCTTTTAGCGGCTTCCACTTTGGGTCTGCAGACAAAAATCACCCGATCTGAAGATACAACCACGCGGCCAAAAGCGCAAATTGCGATCACATTTGATCTGGAAATGAGCCGTCAATATCCACGTAGAGAGATGCTCGAATGGGATTATCAAAAAGGGAATTTAAATCAAGCAACGAAGGACTACTCTTTAAAGGCGGCCGAAACAGCAAAAGCTTCAGGTGGAATCATTCATTTTTTTTGTGTCGGACGCGTATTAGAACAAAAAGACGCTGGCTGGCTTAAAAAGATTTCTGAAACAGGGCATCCCATCGGCAATCACACTTATGACCATGTCAATGTCTGGGCAACTGAACCGCAAAAAACACAATTTCGCTTTCAACGTTCTCCTTGGCTACTGGGCGGCAAAACAGCCGAACAGGTGATTCGACAAAATATTCGTCTGACAACCGAAGCGATGCAGCAACGCCTGGAAATTGCAGCCGATGGTTTCAGAACGCCGGGTGGATCCAATACTGCTCTGGATCAACGGGAAGACCTGCAAAAAATGCTACTGGCGGAAGGATTTCACTGGGTAAGTTCCAAGTATCCCAAGCACAAAACGAGTCCTGTTGGTGAAAAGCCAGGTCAAGAAATCTACCAGTCTATATTAAAAGCGCAGCAGGCAGCTCAACCTTATATCTATCCAACAGGCTTGATTGAAATACCAATGAGCCCCATCAGTGATGTCGGCGCCTTTCGTACCAGTCAGTGGAAGCTGAAGTACTTCCTTAAGTCTGTCGAACTTTGTATTCAACAGGCAATCGAGCAGGGTGGGGTTTTTGATTTTCTGTGCCACCCTTCCATCATGTATGTCGAAGACCCTCAATTTGAAACGGTCAAATTAATTTGCAATCTGGTTAATCAGGCAGGTGACCGCGCTGAAATTGTTGGTTTAAGCGACATCGCTAAACGGGTATCAAAAAAACAACGTTGA
- a CDS encoding response regulator — MKVLVVDDIGYSCHYYARLVEKIGFTAATASSGFEALQILQMDNEVHVVLTDLVMSGMDGVDLFQKAQLVERYSDSGTVPPPQFILMTAVRPEKNSQDRNVQRIKLASELGFSKIMFKPLDQKELKQELDDMSLNVIHASDSEVSLDLYSPTQKVRESVREIVKADNKQAASEFLEILLEEIANLKNYLKTS; from the coding sequence ATGAAAGTGCTTGTTGTCGATGATATTGGATATTCTTGTCACTATTATGCGCGGTTGGTAGAGAAGATTGGTTTCACTGCGGCGACTGCCTCGTCCGGATTTGAAGCCCTGCAGATACTGCAAATGGATAATGAGGTCCATGTTGTCCTGACAGATCTCGTAATGAGCGGGATGGATGGGGTCGACCTGTTTCAAAAGGCTCAACTTGTCGAACGCTATTCGGATAGTGGGACTGTTCCTCCTCCTCAATTTATTTTAATGACGGCAGTCAGGCCAGAAAAAAATTCTCAAGATCGAAATGTACAACGGATAAAACTTGCGAGCGAATTAGGTTTTTCCAAAATCATGTTTAAGCCTCTCGATCAAAAGGAATTGAAACAGGAACTGGATGACATGTCGCTCAATGTGATTCATGCTTCTGATAGTGAAGTCTCTCTGGATCTATATTCTCCGACACAAAAAGTCAGAGAGTCAGTAAGAGAAATTGTCAAAGCCGATAACAAACAAGCGGCGTCAGAGTTCCTCGAAATTCTTCTGGAAGAGATTGCCAACTTAAAGAATTACTTAAAAACATCGTGA
- a CDS encoding ParB/RepB/Spo0J family partition protein — MKLKDRIKSFRRIKASLLKRNTKNWRIHSEPQHAALRAILKEVGFASACLVRECNNGTYELIDGHLRAEIAEEEKVPCLILDVTKSEANKLLATFDSVTSMANTDQDALDRLINSIPAVSEDLQELLNQLSSNMSGLLDESNGEDESHLLRDSFSVLIDCQSESEQVALLNRFKKEGLQCRAWIS, encoded by the coding sequence ATGAAATTAAAAGATCGCATTAAAAGCTTCAGACGCATCAAAGCTTCGCTTCTCAAGCGGAATACGAAGAACTGGCGAATTCATTCTGAACCTCAGCATGCTGCCTTACGCGCCATTCTGAAAGAGGTGGGGTTCGCTTCCGCTTGCCTGGTCCGAGAATGTAATAATGGAACCTACGAATTGATCGACGGCCATTTGCGGGCGGAGATCGCGGAAGAGGAAAAAGTACCCTGTTTGATCTTAGATGTGACAAAATCAGAAGCGAACAAACTTCTGGCGACTTTCGATTCTGTGACATCAATGGCAAATACCGATCAAGATGCACTGGATCGCCTGATCAATTCGATTCCGGCTGTATCCGAAGACCTCCAGGAACTACTGAATCAACTATCGAGTAACATGTCCGGATTGCTGGATGAGAGTAACGGAGAAGACGAATCGCATCTTTTGAGGGACTCTTTTAGCGTGCTGATAGATTGCCAGTCAGAATCCGAACAGGTTGCGCTGCTGAACCGCTTTAAAAAAGAGGGTCTACAATGTCGCGCGTGGATCTCGTAA
- a CDS encoding sugar phosphate isomerase family has protein sequence MPTQFPDYLKITREKLAKDTAVNLTVVKDMPDVAQHMATAMLKVIEEAKQKGHPATLIVPVGPVDQYPILAEMLNEKQYSIRDVMLINMDEYLTDDDQWVDISHPLSFRGYMNRKFYDLLNPELAPLPENRICPDPKNVNIIQQLIDRRGGVDACFGGIGINGHIAFNEPPESGQNISAEEFAALPTRNLDLTRETRTINSVTVGGEISIIPWRAVTIGMKEILEAREQHFYCNRLWQSSVVRRVLHGPVTSACPASLLRTHSNVSLTVADYVAELPDIRLR, from the coding sequence ATGCCAACTCAATTTCCCGATTATCTGAAAATCACCCGCGAGAAATTAGCGAAAGATACAGCCGTCAATCTAACCGTTGTTAAAGATATGCCGGATGTCGCTCAACACATGGCAACAGCAATGTTGAAGGTAATCGAAGAGGCAAAACAAAAGGGGCATCCTGCAACATTGATTGTCCCAGTCGGCCCTGTTGACCAATATCCTATTCTGGCCGAAATGCTGAACGAAAAACAATACTCGATTCGAGACGTCATGCTGATCAATATGGACGAATACCTGACAGACGATGATCAATGGGTCGATATTTCCCATCCACTCAGCTTTCGTGGATACATGAACCGCAAGTTTTATGATTTATTAAATCCGGAATTAGCGCCCTTACCGGAAAACCGGATCTGTCCTGATCCCAAGAATGTCAACATCATCCAACAGTTGATTGATCGACGGGGCGGTGTTGATGCCTGCTTTGGAGGAATTGGTATTAATGGCCACATTGCTTTTAATGAGCCTCCAGAATCAGGGCAGAATATTTCCGCTGAAGAATTCGCAGCGCTCCCGACTCGCAACCTGGACTTAACCCGAGAAACCAGAACCATCAACTCTGTCACGGTTGGTGGCGAAATCTCGATTATTCCCTGGCGCGCTGTTACGATTGGTATGAAAGAAATTCTGGAAGCGCGAGAACAGCATTTTTACTGTAATCGACTCTGGCAGAGTTCCGTCGTTCGAAGAGTCCTGCATGGTCCTGTCACCAGTGCCTGTCCCGCCTCGCTGTTAAGAACACACTCTAATGTCTCGCTGACAGTTGCTGATTATGTAGCCGAACTTCCAGACATTCGACTTCGCTAG
- a CDS encoding trypsin-like serine peptidase, whose protein sequence is MVKTITILFVLLITSVVQAQALAVRTTETECTPIGCRQLIGIGACAYIGNIKDRSVYITAAHNLNNAKTVHIGYGGKWWGARVVHKEYQGSIDYAIVETANINGPKCFSLAERQPTHGVEAVAYGYSNGIYNLRSLRAKIQVNRGGRYFSKVVAKGDSGGPILVNGQVVGIIKGHDTQNTIYTDSVLIRRKVVSIYGRLPCCNCPPSVNPGPFPVLPIPDNGDQIAVLEVEIGKLKAEIDKLNKTQIPVWIIGADGEPVAKQAYPLGDPIKLRFKAVKQSEAK, encoded by the coding sequence ATGGTAAAAACAATCACAATTCTTTTTGTACTGCTGATAACGTCCGTTGTGCAGGCTCAGGCGTTGGCAGTTCGAACGACTGAAACGGAATGCACGCCAATTGGGTGTCGTCAACTCATTGGAATCGGAGCTTGTGCTTATATCGGTAACATCAAAGACCGATCTGTTTACATCACCGCAGCTCATAATTTGAATAATGCCAAGACAGTTCATATTGGCTATGGCGGTAAATGGTGGGGTGCTCGGGTTGTTCACAAGGAATACCAGGGAAGCATTGATTATGCGATTGTCGAAACCGCGAACATCAATGGACCAAAGTGTTTCAGTCTTGCAGAGAGGCAGCCAACTCATGGGGTAGAGGCCGTTGCCTACGGTTATTCAAACGGCATCTATAACCTGCGTTCCCTGCGGGCAAAGATCCAAGTTAACAGAGGTGGCCGCTACTTCTCAAAGGTGGTCGCCAAGGGAGATTCAGGTGGTCCGATCCTCGTGAATGGGCAAGTCGTTGGTATTATCAAGGGGCACGATACCCAGAACACCATCTACACAGATAGCGTTCTGATCCGGCGTAAAGTGGTGAGTATTTACGGAAGGTTACCCTGCTGCAACTGCCCCCCATCAGTGAATCCAGGGCCTTTTCCTGTGCTGCCGATCCCTGATAACGGTGATCAAATCGCAGTGTTGGAAGTGGAAATCGGCAAACTGAAAGCCGAGATCGACAAGCTGAATAAAACACAAATCCCGGTCTGGATTATTGGTGCGGACGGGGAGCCAGTTGCAAAACAAGCCTACCCGCTTGGTGATCCCATCAAGCTTCGTTTTAAGGCCGTTAAACAAAGTGAGGCTAAGTAA